The following proteins are encoded in a genomic region of uncultured Ilyobacter sp.:
- a CDS encoding iron-containing alcohol dehydrogenase, with protein MNNFNWNFPTEIAYGEGRINEVGEIAKAHGKKAMIATYARGGFLDSIIDTVETSLKNAGIEFVTFTGIEPNPRAQTIDKAIEKFKTEKCDLVIALGGGSVIDGSKYIAATSFSGGKAWDYVVLGDRVPREYTGAYPIISIPTISASGSECNAGGVLTNAETNEKSFSRSPYRFPKVAIVDPELLTSVPLSITKDSCVDIFSHLIEHYLSSHAESEFADRMTEGMILTLKDNFDKIINNLSDTEVRGQLALCSIFGWSGLQALGRTGCIPMHSIEMPLSAIYDLPHGRGMAIVIPPYLELMAEAEVMPARWAKLARRCFGVTEKDDIKAAKMLAPKVTEWLKDTGSYMTLSDVNIPSDQFEKMADDIVRMFKGPEPNTTPGPRPVTKEEIIKIYNMCK; from the coding sequence GTGAATAATTTTAATTGGAATTTTCCTACAGAAATAGCTTATGGAGAAGGTAGAATAAATGAAGTTGGAGAAATAGCCAAAGCTCATGGAAAAAAAGCTATGATTGCCACTTATGCAAGAGGTGGATTTTTAGATTCAATTATAGATACTGTTGAGACTTCGTTAAAAAATGCTGGAATAGAGTTTGTAACATTTACAGGGATCGAACCTAATCCAAGAGCTCAAACAATAGATAAGGCTATAGAGAAATTTAAAACTGAAAAATGTGATCTTGTAATTGCCCTTGGTGGAGGAAGTGTTATCGATGGTTCTAAATATATAGCTGCCACTAGTTTTTCTGGTGGAAAGGCATGGGACTATGTCGTTCTAGGAGATAGAGTGCCTAGAGAATATACTGGAGCCTACCCGATTATATCTATTCCTACAATTTCTGCTTCTGGTTCTGAGTGTAATGCCGGTGGAGTTTTAACTAATGCTGAAACAAATGAAAAAAGCTTCTCAAGGTCTCCTTATAGATTTCCAAAGGTGGCCATCGTTGATCCAGAACTGCTAACCTCAGTACCTTTGAGCATCACTAAAGATAGCTGCGTAGATATTTTCTCTCATCTAATAGAGCATTATCTATCTAGCCATGCAGAGTCTGAGTTTGCAGATAGAATGACAGAAGGAATGATCCTTACACTAAAGGATAATTTTGATAAGATAATTAATAACCTTTCAGACACTGAGGTTAGAGGACAATTGGCTCTATGCTCTATATTTGGATGGTCCGGCCTTCAAGCTCTTGGTAGAACTGGATGTATACCTATGCACTCAATTGAGATGCCTTTAAGTGCTATCTATGATTTACCACACGGAAGAGGAATGGCTATCGTTATACCTCCTTATCTTGAGTTAATGGCTGAAGCAGAAGTTATGCCAGCCAGATGGGCAAAACTTGCAAGAAGATGTTTTGGTGTAACTGAAAAAGATGATATTAAAGCTGCAAAAATGCTGGCTCCAAAAGTAACAGAGTGGTTGAAAGACACAGGTTCTTACATGACTCTTTCTGACGTAAACATCCCGTCTGACCAATTTGAAAAGATGGCTGACGATATCGTAAGAATGTTCAAAGGACCTGAACCTAACACAACTCCTGGACCAAGACCAGTAACTAAAGAAGAGATAATTAAAATTTATAATATGTGTAAATAG
- a CDS encoding SDR family oxidoreductase yields MKGIRNGVAFITGGENGLGAAISKKFAEEGAKVVIFGIDEINGNKVAEECTKLTEGAIFIKGDVTNNNDIKNAMNIIKDKYGKLDFAVNNAGVTGGLKDFNTTSIEQYDFIMNINVKGVFLCMQNEIKMMLENKTGKIVNVSSEAGTSAGFAGLSVYVGSKHAVNGLTKAAAIENAPNGININAIAPGTMSTPLVLAFPQKDQDALASIRPSNRLVDVESVATAAVYLCSDYSNDMVGTILPIDGGNTIK; encoded by the coding sequence ATGAAGGGAATTAGAAACGGTGTAGCATTTATTACTGGGGGAGAAAACGGATTAGGAGCAGCTATTTCAAAAAAATTCGCCGAAGAGGGTGCAAAAGTTGTAATCTTTGGAATTGACGAAATAAACGGAAATAAAGTAGCAGAAGAATGTACCAAACTTACCGAAGGAGCTATATTTATCAAAGGTGATGTTACAAATAATAACGACATCAAAAATGCCATGAACATTATTAAAGATAAATATGGGAAACTTGATTTTGCTGTAAACAATGCCGGTGTTACTGGTGGACTTAAAGATTTCAACACAACTTCAATTGAGCAATACGATTTCATTATGAATATAAATGTAAAAGGAGTTTTCTTATGTATGCAAAATGAAATCAAAATGATGCTTGAAAATAAAACAGGAAAAATAGTTAATGTATCATCAGAAGCTGGAACTTCTGCTGGATTCGCAGGACTATCAGTATATGTAGGAAGTAAACATGCTGTTAACGGACTTACAAAAGCAGCAGCTATAGAAAATGCTCCTAATGGTATTAACATAAATGCTATAGCTCCAGGAACTATGTCTACACCTTTAGTTTTAGCATTTCCACAAAAAGATCAAGATGCATTAGCTTCAATTAGACCATCAAATAGATTAGTAGATGTTGAAAGTGTTGCAACTGCAGCTGTTTACCTATGTTCAGATTACTCGAATGACATGGTCGGAACTATATTGCCAATTGATGGTGGAAATACAATTAAATAG